A window of Mucilaginibacter robiniae genomic DNA:
TGGTAAGCTGAAACAAGGCGCTCGTGTATTAATTAACGGATGTACTGGTGGAGTAGGTACGGCAGCTGTGCAAATTGCCAAAAGTTTTGAATGCCATATAACGGGTGTTTGTAATGGTAAAAACGCCGACTTTGCCAAATCATTGGGCTGCGATGTAGTAATTGACTACAAAAAGGAAAAGATCCCAGAAAATGAGCAATATGACTTATTTTTTGATGCTAATGGTGGTTTAACCATATCTGACGTGAAAAGCAATATTGCACCTGAGGGCATGTTTGTTTCTACTCGGGGCGGTATGGATGGCGTGAAAGGCGCTATTACTGGTGCTGTGGATGTGTTACTGCAAAGCAAAATGAAAATTGTACAAGTAGTACCTAAAACCATCGACCTGCAAAAGCTACAATTATTGGTAGATCAGGGTAAATTAAAACCTTACGTGACTGCTACCTTTAGCCTAGCCGAACTGCAACAAGCACATGAAATGCAGGAGCAAGGTGGCTTTACCGGTAAAATAGCAGTTGCCATTAGCTAATAAGGGTTTTGCTACCATGTAGCATAAATGAAAACGATTTAACAAAAAATTAAATAAAGTTCTATAAAGTTAAAATTTCGGCATAGCATTTGTATATATTTTATCACTAATGTGTGAGTGAGTAAGTGCAGAGTGACAAACAGCCATGTAAATAAATACATGGCTGTTTTTTTTTGCTACTTGTAGCTAGTTTAAGTAACTCTTAAGTTTATTGGTAAATAATTTATTTATAGTGTATTAAGCTTTTGTAATTATCAAATTGTGGTTTTTGATTATTCTAGTTTTATTTAAACTTGTGATTGCGTAAATCACCTACACGCACAATCACCATAAAGATTTTTCATTGCCAAGCTGCCATTCTCCTATATAGGAAGAAGACATTGCTGCACTATTTGCTCCTTATGGTCATGTAGCTGCTGTAAACTTAATTATGGATTGTGAAACCAGTTTAAGCAAGTGCTACGCTTTTGTATAAACGCCCGATGATGATGAGGCTGCTAATGCCATCAGCAGCCTAGATCAAAAAAGCATTCAAAACAAGACAATTCCTGTCAGCCAAGCACAAGAACATTCTAAAACCAATAATTCAGTCAGCTTCACATGTAACAATGGCCAGAAAAATTAATAGTAGTTCTCGCTAAAACTATAGTGATAACCGTAACAACGTTAATGATAATAAAAACCCTGGCCATCATAACGGTGGTTTTAGCATAGGTAACAATAGAGGATATTCTGATTGTTGATGGATGCTCGTGAGTAATCTATTGTAATACAAAACTACATTATAGGCCCGCTCAGGGCTTTTTTGTTTAATCAAAGTGTATAACGTAGTATGCTTTTGTAGCTCTTATCTGCCTTTTAATCGGCACAACTTAATGTATTGTCTTTTCTTGAGCGTACAAATAAAAGACAAAAGCATCTTTAAAGTGTCTAAAATATAGTTCGCTATCGTCTCTTATTTTGTGAATGTAATTAACGCTGTAATACATGTGCTGAATAGTTGAAATTTTGTGGATAAGTTTAAAGCTCTGTTAATAAGCTTGTGCTATGTTAAAAAAATCATGTATAAGGCAGTAAAATCAAATATTTTAATAGTACTTTTTGTTTAAAATGACTTTTGACTGTACAAAATAGCAATCTTTAAGTCGAATGGTGTAGAAAGTAAATTAAACATTTAATTTAATGCTTACGTGTCTTACACGTTAAAAACGCCTTTTGGCTTATAAATTGCAAATTGGGTATCAATAATAGGTAGGAGCTTAATAAAACCTTCACAATTACTTGATATTAACGATACATAGACTATGAGCAGGATATTAGCGGTGGATGACGATAATGATATTTTAGAAGTACTACAGTTTATTCTGGAAGATTCAGGCTACGAAGTTTATACCTTATCTGACGGGCAACGGTTATTTGATAAAATTAAAGAAAATAATCCCGATTTGATTTTACTAGACATTATGCTCGGCAGTGTAGATGGTCGTGATTTATGCAAGAACGTAAAATTGCAAAATGATACACATGATATTCCGGTAATCATGATATCAGCTAGTCATAATGTATGCGATGTACTGAAACAGGATTGTGCTCCTGATGATTTCATTGCTAAACCGTTTGATATTAATATATTGCTGAATAAAATAAAGAGACAATTGGCTGCTTAAATCCAGCAAGTCAAGTTAATTAATAATAAGGATTATGTGAACTTGTGTTATACATCAAGCTTGCATAATCCTTTTGCTTTTATTGCATTTCTTCTTTTTAGCTCCTTAACTTATCACGAGAACTGATATTTTATTTATTTTGAAAAACTAAACCTTATTCATTTAAAATAAGGTTTAGTATAGTCTCACAAAAAAGTTACAACCTAGGCATCAGGTAATTATTAAATTGGGCTTTTAATAATCAACTAAACTTTCCCCTGATGAAACGAAAATTTACCAGTTCGCTGGCGGTAGCTGCGTTTTTGCTGTTGGCTACAGCTCAGGCACAAACAGTTCCATCGCCTAAAGAGCATTTTGGCTTTGACATTGGCGACGATTATCAATTAGCCAATTACTCCCAAACCGAAGCTTATTTTAAAAAGCTGTCAGCCTCTAACCGTACTAAACTGGTAGATATTGGTCTTACTGAAGAAGGTAGGCACCAGTTTATGCTAATCGTTTCATCACCCGAGAATATCAAAAACCTGGATAAATATAAAGCCATATCACGCAAGTTGGCTTTAGCCGAAGGTTTAACCGAACAGCAAGCACATGACTTAGCTGCACAGGGTAAAGCAGTAGTTTGGATAGATGGGGGCCTGCATGCCAGCGAAACTGTTGGTGCGCATCAGTTGATACAAACTGCGTATGATCTGGTAAGCCGTAATGACCCGGAAACCATGAATATTCTGAATAATTCTATCATTTTAATGGTGCATGCCAACCCTGACGGTCAAGAGTTAGTATCAAACTGGTATATGCGAGAAAGTGATCCTAAAAAGCGGAATATGAATGTACCTCGCTTGTGGGAAAAATATATTGGCCATGATAATAACCGCGACTTCTACATGATGAACATGAAGGAAACGCAGAATATTACCCGCCAGCAGTTTTTGGAGTGGTATCCGCAAATTGTATATAATCACCATCAGGCTGGTCCGGCAGGTTCGGTAGTAGCTGGTCCGCCATATCGAGATCCTTTTAATTATGTATACGACCCTTTGTTGATCACTAGTTTGGATGGAGTAGGTGCTGCCATGATTAGCCGATTGAACGCCGAAGGCAAACCTGGTTATACTGAGCGTAACGGCACCGAGTTTTCCACCTGGTGGAATGGTGGACTGCGTACTACAACTTACTTTCACAATATGGTTGGTCTGCTTACAGAAATTATTGGCAGCCCGACACCTTCAGAAATACCTTTGGTGCCCAACCGTTTGCTGCCTAGCAGTAATACGCCATTTCCGGTTACGCCGCAGCCTTGGCATTTTAAACAATCAATCGACTATTCGGTGTCTTTAAATTATGCTGTACTGAATTATGCGGTGCGCCAGCGTGATCTGCTGTTGTACAACATGTACCGCATGGCTGAAAATTCTATTGAGCGTGGCAGTCATGATAACTGGACTCTATCGCCTAAAATGGTCGATTCTATCAATAACGCTTACAAGGCCGATGCAGGTAATGCTGAAGCTGGAATGAATGGTGGGGGCAATGGTGCAGTTACTGTTGGAGGACGTGGCGGTAACATACCCGTTAAATATTATACACAGGTTTTAAAAGATCCAACTCTACGCGATGCGCGAGGGTACATTATTTCGGCCGATCAGCATGATTTTCCAACCGCAGTAAAATTTATTAATACGCTGGTACGTGCTGGTGTACGCGTTGAAATAGCCACTTCACCATTCAAAATAAATAGCAAAAGCTATCCGGCTGGTTCATATATCGTAAAAACTGATCAGGCTTTTCGCCCTCATGTAATGGATATGTTTGAACCGCAAGATCACCCGAATGATTTTCTATATCCTGGTGGCCCGCCCATACGGCCGTATGATAATGCCGGCTGGACGTTAGCTTACCAGATGGGTGTACGTTTTGATCGTGTGCTGGATGGCTTTGATGGTCCTTTTAAAAAGCTGCCTTATGGAGAATTACAGAATCCGCCTGCGTTGCTGGTCCCTGTTATTTCGAAAGGTGGATATGTGCTTGGACCAGATGTAAACAATGCTTTTATTTTGGTGAACGATTTACTGAAAGCTGGTGCTCCTATTTATCGTGTGCCTAATGGTGTTAAAGGAGTAGAAGATGGTGGCCCTGGTGCGTTTTATATCCCATATTCAGCAGCAGCTAAATCAACATTGGCTATGGATGCTCATCTGGGTGTTAAAGTAGGTTCAACTACTAAAGCACCCAAAGGTGGTATTAAGTTATCAGCCTCACGTATAGCTTTATGGGACACCTATGGCGGTTCCATTAACTCCGGCTGGATACGCTGGATGATGGAGCAATACCATTTTCCATTTCATGTTATTTATCCGCAAGAAATTGATGCCGGCAACTTGAAATCTAAATACGATGTGATTTTATTTGTAAATGGCGCTATTCCGGCGATGAGCAATGCCGGTAACCGTTTTGGTAATGGTGGCCCTAGCCGCAATATAGCTAGCGCTGATTTGCCACAAGAGTTCCGCAGCTGGACTGGCCGTATTACTGCCGAAAAATCCATACCACAGCTAAAAGCATTTTTAGAGGCAGGCGGCAATATTGTAACTATGGGCAGTAGTGCTAACTTGGCTTATCAATTAAATCTGCCGGTGCAGAATGCATTAGTAGAAGCTGGTAATAATGGTACATCGCGACCACTATCTGGCGATAAGTTTTATATTCCAGGTAGTGTATTGCAAGTATCAGTTGCCAATAATGAACCAGCAGCCTGGGGCATGGCGCCACAAACTGATGTGCTGTTTGACAATAGCCCAGTATTTAAATTGGATGCTGATGCTGCCAGCAAAGGTGTAAAACCATTGGCTACTTACACTCTAGACAGGCCGCTACGCAGTGGCTGGGCCTGGGGGCAAAAATACCTGAAAAACAACGTAGCTGCCTTTGAGGCATCGGTAGGTTCAGGAAAACTGTACGTTTTTGGTCCGGAAATTACTTTCCGTGCACAATCGCATGGAACGTTCCGGTTCTTGTTTAATGAATTGTATGCTAAAAGCAAATAAAGAGTTGTACTAATTTAACCTTTCACAAAGGGGAGTCATGCAGATTTGCTGGCTCCCTTTTTTATGAGCTACTTTAAATTGCATAAAATTTCTTATACCACTCTACAAACCGGTTGATGCCAGTTTGAATATCGGTTTTAGGCTGATAGTGAAACTGCTGTTCCAGGTCGGTCATGTCGGCATCGGTAGAAAGTACATCACCCGCCTGCATAGGCAGCATGTTGATGATTGCTTTTTTACCAATGGAATTTTCAAGAGCTTCAATAAACTTCATCAACTTTACTGGTGAAGAGTTACCGATATTATACAAACGGTAAGGTGCGCTGGAAGTAGCCGGATCAGGGTGCTGACTATCCCACTGTGGGTTAGCTGTAGCAGGTGTACCTAACAGTACGCGTATAATACCTTCTACAATATCATCTACATAAGTAAAATCTCGTTGCATGTCGCCGTTATTGTACACATCAATAGGGCGGCCATTGATGATCGCATCAGCAAACTTAAAGTAAGCCATATCAGGGCGTCCCCAAGGGCCGTAAACTGTAAAAAAGCGCAAACCTGTAGTCGGTATTTGGTAAAGATGACTGTAGCTATGCGCCATCATTTCATTACTTTTTTTGCTGGCTGCATATAAGCTAACCGGATGATCAGCTCCATGATGTACCGAAAATGGCGTATTGCTGTTTAAACCATATACGCTCGAACTACTGGCATACACCAAATGTCTAATACTGGGCGTATTGCGGCAACCTTCCAGAATATTTAAAAAGCCAGATAAGTTACTCAGTGCATAATCATACGGATTGGTAATAGAGTAACGTACCCCGGCTTGTGCAGCCAGGTGGCAAACCGCATCAAACTTATGATTGCTAAATAGCTGTTCCATCTGTGTACGGTCTGATATATCCAGTTTGATAAAACAGTAATTGGGATAAAGCGTACTATAGAGCGGTTGATTTTCCTGTAAGGTATCCATAGTGATACCCGATACTTGCAATCGGCCATGCTTCAGGGCTATGTCATAGTAGGTGTTTATGTTATCAACACCTACAACTTCATGCTGTAGCTGGGCTAGTCTTTGGGCTACATAAAAGCCAATAAAACCGGCGGTGCCGGTAACTAAAATTTTCATATCCGTAAACTGCTTACCGCGAGCAGCAAGCCGCAAAGGTAAATTAATTTAGTAACTACAAACGTATATTCATGGTGCTTATTGCAGTTGTGTAACATTGGTGTGCGGTTCGTTGCAGCGCATGGCACAAAACCTTATCTTGGAGAATAGTTTTAATATAGAGCATAAGCATGAAGAAAACATTTACCCTGATGATGTTAATGGCTATGGGGCTGCCTGCGGCCTTTAGTCAATCTAAAACAACGCCTGCAATTGCGCCACCAGCACTAGCAGCTATCAAAGAGACCGACTTGAAAAAAGATATTTTTGAATTAGCTAGTGATGCTTTCAGAGGGCGGCGTGCCGGTACGCTGGATGAAATGCGTGCCGCCGTTTGGACTGCCCAAAAAGCGCAAGAAATTGGTTTAAAGCCAGCTGGGGATGATGGTACTTATTTCCAATTTTTTAATATGCGCCGTGTACAAATTGATAGCCGTAGCACGATGCAGCTAAACGGTAGTTCTCTCGCCTTATGGCGCGACTTCTGGCCAACAACGCCAGTAACTGCCCGCTTTGAAGCACCGATAGTTTGGTTGAACTCAATGGCTGATACTACGCAGAATTTGCAAGGCAAAGTGGCCGTAGTAAAAATTGTTGATCCTAAGCCTATGCCTGTTTCGTGGGTAAGTTTGTATGGCTACCGTTACACGGCTTCAGCTATCCGGCAGCAAAGTATGGCTTTAAGGCGCAAAGGAGTTGTTGCCGTAATTATGGTAGCTAATGATGTAGCTGAAAAAGCTATCGACTTTATAGGTAATAACTTCCAAAAAGGCTCTTACGCCAATGAAGGCCTGCGTACCAACACGCAAGCACGCACAAACTTCAATACCAATGCGCAAGCTATGGTGCCGGTTATATTGGTTCGGGCATCGGTAGGTAGCAGCTTGCAACAAGGCGGAACCATTAGGGGTGATTTTAGAGAGAATACTTTCTTGTACCCATCAGTAAATGTAGTGGCAAAAGTTAGCGGTACCGATGCACAGTTGCGTAAAGAGTATGTACTGTTTAGCGGTCACCACGATCATGATGGGGTAGGCTATGGCATGGAAGGCCGCGACTCGATATGGAACGGTGCTGATGATAATGCATCAGTTACGGTAGGTATGCTGGCTATTGCACGTGCTTGGGTGGCTAAGCCCGGTAAACGTTCGGCTTTGTTTGTATGGCATGGCGCTGAAGAGCGGGGTTTGTTAGGCTCACGCTGGTATGCTGTGCATCCAACTGTGCCTAAAGAAGATATCGTAGCTGTGCTGAATGGTGACATGATTGGTCGGAACAATATTGATACAGCTGCTTTATTAGGTTCTACAGCACACCGCAACTCACAACAGTTGGTAGATATGGCCATGAAAGCTAATACTAACTTAACCCATTTTAAAGTAGATTTTTCATGGGATGCTGCTGACCACCCGGAAGGCTGGTACCGCCGGAGCGATCATTTACCTTATGCAGATGAAGGTATTCCATCTATTTTCTTCACTACTTTACTGCACCCCGATTATCATACCCCGCGTGATGAGCCGCAATATATTAATATTGCCAAGCTGGCTAAAATGTCGCGATGGATGTATGCCACCGGTTGGTTGGTATCACAAGCACCACAGAAACTGGCACTGGATGCTAAAAAATAATTATCATGTTTGAACAAAAAAGCAAAGCTCCGATCGTAAAGTCGGATCTTTGCTTTTTTTTATAGTTGTTTTATAGGCACATATCGATAGCTTAAAATATTAGAATTGCTGTTAATTATTATTACCGATACTAGTTTTGCCATTAGTAAAATGTTGATTTTTGAATGTTCATGGTCAGAGTAAACACAAATGGTTAACCAGTTGATAAACACCTGCCATACTGTCTAAATTTTCTTTTTAGTTAAGAATTGGAATGCTGTTTGCCATATATTAGTATGGAGTTATTGACGGTACTTGATCAGATTGACAAAGAAGCAAAAGTAATACAAACGCAGCCTTATAAAGGCTTTAAGGCCTGGATGCCCAAGCGTGTGGTGTTTACACCACACGCTTTAGACGAACCTTATGGGCAACAAATTTATGAACGTGCCAAGGCGCTAAATTTGAATGTAGAACTACTTAAAAATAATCGGATTACTGGTTTGCGTGGTGCTACCGAGCGTGAAACTTATAAGATAGCCAAAAATACACTGGCTATTGTAAATGCGCCAAAAAGTGCCTTTAACCTGCGGCCCATACCGCCATCAGCCGACTGGCAGTTTCATCTAGCCGAGGGTTGCCCGGCGCACTGTCAATATTGTTATCTTGCGGGCAGTTTGCAAGGACCACCTGCTATTCGGGTGTTTTCCAATCTGCCTACCATATTGGAGAATACCGTAAAGTATGAGCGTTTGAACCAGGTTACCAGCTTTGAGGCTAGTTGTTATACCGATCCATTGAGCCTGGAACATATTACCGGAGGTTTGGCTAAAACTATTGAGTTTTTTGGTAAACGTCCGTTAAGCCATTTACGCTTTGTTTCTAAGTTTGATGCTGTAGAGCCTTTGTTGAATCTGGAGCATAGCGGGCATACTCGTTTCCGATGCAGCTTAAATGCCGATGCTGTAGCCCGTAGATTGGAAGGTGGGACACCAACAGTTACTGCCCGTATACAGGCGCTACGTAAAATGGCTTTACCTAAGCAGAAGGGTGGAGGAGGTTACCCAATAGGTGTGGTGTTAGCGCCTATTATGCCGATTCCAGATTGGGAAAACGCTTATACCAATCTGTTCGATCAACTAGAGCAAAACCTGAACTTTGATTGTGATTTAACTTTTGAGCTGATTAGTCATCGCTTTACACTAGGCTCTAAAGATATATTAATGGAGTGGTACCCGAACACCAGCTTGGACATGGAAGAGTCCACCCGTTCGACTAAGCGTAACAAATTTGGTGGCATCAAATACGTATATACTCGTGAGCAAATGAACTTATTAAAGAGCTTTTTTGAGCACGAGATACAAACCCGTTTTCCGCAAGCTAGAATTTTATATTGGACGTAAGTTATAAATTTTAGGCAGGCCTTTAACTGCGCAGGTATGATGCACCGTTAATATCAACAATACCAGCCGAAGTAAACTCGAAGCCTGGTGATGCGTACATGGCAGCCAAACGGGCTATCTCTTCAGGATGGGCTACGCGATTAAACGGGCTTTGTTGCTTTATGCTTTGCCCAGCTGGACTATTTAATACTTTGGCAGCCATATTGGTTTCTACAAAGCCCGGTGCAATAATATGAACGCTAATATGGTGTGGTGCTAAGGCTACTGCTAAAGATTGGCTCATAGCATTCAACTTAGCCTTACTGGCGGCATAAGCTGGATGGTCTGGCTCGCCCCGAAAAGCACCGCGCGAGGATATGTTAATGACTTTGCCACCACCTTGCTGAATCATCTGCCGAGAAGCAAAGTAGCAGAGGTTGGCTACGCCGGTTAAGTTAGTATTTAGAGTTTCGATCCAGCTTTGCTGCCATTCGGCATAACTTACCTCAGCAACTTTATGTTCCAGGTAGATGCCGGCATTGTTCACCAGCACATCTACATGGCTATATTGTTGCATAACCAACGTGAAAAAGGTTTCAATTGCCGCTGCATCGCTTTGGTCTAATTGAAATAAGCTATGCTTCTGACTGGGGTTTAAGGTGGCTAAAGTTTGTTCCGCTTCTTCTCGGTTGCTTTTATAAGTAATAATTACGTTGGCATTCAGCGAAGCAAACAATTGGGCACAGGCTTTACCTATCCCTCGTGATCCGCCGGTTATGAGTACATTCTTGCCGGTAAAATCAATCAGCATACAAATTATAAAAATAAAGATTAAACGATTAAATAATTGTAAAACGGGCTTAAAAGTAAATTGCCATTTCAAACTGTGGTTCGAAATGGCAACTCTTAATTGTTAGTATTTAATTTTTATCTTTTCCGGTGTTCGGGTAGTATCTAAACGAAGACTTTGAATTTTTTCCTGGTTTTGAGCTTTCTTTTTGAAATAGTGCTTCAGTAAAAAGTTATGTTGTACAGCTTCTAAATCATCATTCAATTTAACAGAACTTTGGTTCAGGTAATCAAGCGTGCTTTTGAGCTGATTTGCCGTTGGCTGATCGTTCAGTAAAACGCCAATGGCATTGTCGTTGCTGTTCAGCTTACCAGTAGCTTGCGTTAAGTTCGTGCCAACCTGGTTTAAGTTATCCGTTAACGTATTAGCCTTAGCTGCGGCCTGCTGGAACTGGTTAACCGAGTTTTGCAGCTTAGCAAACACTGCCGTATCTGTTAGTACTTTATCGGCCAAACCACCTTTGGTATTCATTTTATAGCCAAATTTAGCCAGTTCATTAGCCATGCGGTTAGTGCTAGCCGTAGTATTTTCCATGTTCTGTACTACTGATCTGAACTTCATAGCCAGGCTTGAATCGGCCATCAAAGCACCTACCGTACCTTTACCTTCCAAAATTTTATGACTTAACGTTTTAAAATCACCAGTAATGGATAGTAGGTTTTCATTATTTTTCTGCAAGGTTTTCATGATGTCATCGGTTGATAACATACCCAGCGTGCGCAGATGGTCACCATCTTTAATAACCGGAGCTTCAGGGCTACCACCATCAATGTTAATGGTTTTATTACCTATAAAGCCTTCTGAACCTATAGAGGCAACTGCATTGCTGTGAATAAACTGCTGAACGTTTTGATCTACATTAAATTCTACATCTACCTGGTTAATGCCGGTAAAGGAAATCTTTTTAATAGTACCTACCTTCACACCTGAAAACCAAACATTGTTACCTTTAATTAAGCCAGAAACGTTGGTAAAGCGGGCATAAAGGTGCAATCCCTTTACAAAGGTTTTTTGCTGATTGCCTAAAGTGAAAATCCCTATAATAAACACAATCAGGCCGATGGTAATAAAGGATCCCACCCAAATTGCGCGTTTATTTTCTGCTGCGTCCATTTCTTAATGTATGAAGTTATAGTTGTAAAATTGTTTAACCCGTTCATCATCGGTATTAAAAACCTCGTCGAAAGTACCTTGGCGCTGAAATTGGCCGTCGAGCAGCATAGCCACACGGTTGCCAGTAGATTTGGCGCAGGTAAGGTCATGTGTAATAATGATAGACGATGTATTAAAGTTTTCCTGAACACGGTTAATCAGGTTATTAATCTCGATAGATGTAATAGGATCCAAACCTGCTGTAGGTTCATCATACAGCATAATCTCGGGACGTAATATTAAAGTACGGGCAATACCAATACGCTTGCGCTGTCCGCCCGATAGCTCGGCCGGCATTTGGTTAATCGTTTGCTTTAGGCCTACAGCATCCAGCACCCGCTCTACTAATTCGTTAATTTCTTTACGGCGTAGGTTTTTACGGTTGCGTACCAGCGGAAACTCCAGGTTTTTACGTACTGTCATACTATCATACAAAGCACTGTTCTGAAAAGAAAAGCCGATGCTTTTTCGCAGTTCCTGTAATTCGAGGCTGCTGATGTTGGTTATATCCTTACCTAAAACCTTTACGCTGCCACTGTCAGCTTGCAATAAGCCTGAAATGACTTTGATAAGTACTGATTTCCCTGTACCCGAACGTCCCAATACTACCAGGTTTTCACCTTTGTACAAATCCAAATCGATGCCACGCAGCACGTGATAGTCGCCGAACGATTTTTGCAAACCCCGGATGCTGACTACGGCATTGTTATAATCTATTACGTGTTTTTCGTTGTCCATAAGTAAAATTGCTTAACGGAACCAGCCGGTAATCTGAACAATGATGATTTCTTCTATAAATACCAGGAACATAGCTGTTACTACTGCCGAGTTAGCTGCTTTACCCACACCGGCTGTACCACTTGAGGAGTTCCATCCTTTATAGCTGCCTACCATACCTACGGTAAACCCAAACACGATAGATTTGATTAAAGAGGATTCAAAATCAATAAAGCCCAAGGGTTGAAAAACCTGTTGCATATAAGTACTGTAGCTGGTACCTTCGTTAGCTATCACATTCAAGTAACCACCCAGTAAAGCCACAAAGCCAGCGTAAATAGCTAAAATAGGAATGCTGATGGTACAGGCTAACACGCGTACACATACCAAGAATTTAAAAGGCTTGGTGCCCGAAACTTCCATAGCATCAATTTGCTCAGTAACGCGCATAGAACCCAACTCGGCACCAATACTTGAACCTACTCGTCCAGCACTGATAAGCGCCGTAACTAAGGGGGCCAAGGCCCGCATAATAGCAATAGATACCAATGAAGGTATCCAAGAAGTTGCACCGAACTGTAGTAAGGAAGGACGTGATTGCTTAGTGAAAATAACCCCCACAATAAAGCCGGTTAAAGTGATGAGAGCTAATGAGCGTACACCCACCTCCCAGCATTGCTTAATCAGTTCCTGAAACTCGTAGGGTGGTACAAAGGCTTCCTTAAAAAAGCGAACCATGAATTTATAAACATCATACACACTTAAAAAGGTGTTGGTAATACGCCTTTTTATAGATGAAGAAGGTTTATTCAAGGTGGTCGATGTGCTGTCTTGCGTATCCATTAATGAGGTGGTAAAATTACAGCATATTATTATACTAACTGCTACAATACCTAAAAGTTATTGATCTTGTTTGTAAATGATTTGTAAAAACTGTCATTCATGTATATAGCATGTATTTACAGGCTGTAAATACATGCTAATTTATATTTACCAATAGGTACATGCCTTGCAGCATCGCACCAATACCGCACAATAATGTTGTTTTATTGCAGGCATCCGAATTTTTATGCACTTTAGGCACCTGCAAGGTTTTACCACAGGTAAGTGATTGTAATAGTAGGCGTTTACCTTTTGTAAA
This region includes:
- a CDS encoding spore photoproduct lyase family protein; its protein translation is MELLTVLDQIDKEAKVIQTQPYKGFKAWMPKRVVFTPHALDEPYGQQIYERAKALNLNVELLKNNRITGLRGATERETYKIAKNTLAIVNAPKSAFNLRPIPPSADWQFHLAEGCPAHCQYCYLAGSLQGPPAIRVFSNLPTILENTVKYERLNQVTSFEASCYTDPLSLEHITGGLAKTIEFFGKRPLSHLRFVSKFDAVEPLLNLEHSGHTRFRCSLNADAVARRLEGGTPTVTARIQALRKMALPKQKGGGGYPIGVVLAPIMPIPDWENAYTNLFDQLEQNLNFDCDLTFELISHRFTLGSKDILMEWYPNTSLDMEESTRSTKRNKFGGIKYVYTREQMNLLKSFFEHEIQTRFPQARILYWT
- a CDS encoding SDR family NAD(P)-dependent oxidoreductase, giving the protein MLIDFTGKNVLITGGSRGIGKACAQLFASLNANVIITYKSNREEAEQTLATLNPSQKHSLFQLDQSDAAAIETFFTLVMQQYSHVDVLVNNAGIYLEHKVAEVSYAEWQQSWIETLNTNLTGVANLCYFASRQMIQQGGGKVINISSRGAFRGEPDHPAYAASKAKLNAMSQSLAVALAPHHISVHIIAPGFVETNMAAKVLNSPAGQSIKQQSPFNRVAHPEEIARLAAMYASPGFEFTSAGIVDINGASYLRS
- a CDS encoding MlaD family protein; its protein translation is MDAAENKRAIWVGSFITIGLIVFIIGIFTLGNQQKTFVKGLHLYARFTNVSGLIKGNNVWFSGVKVGTIKKISFTGINQVDVEFNVDQNVQQFIHSNAVASIGSEGFIGNKTINIDGGSPEAPVIKDGDHLRTLGMLSTDDIMKTLQKNNENLLSITGDFKTLSHKILEGKGTVGALMADSSLAMKFRSVVQNMENTTASTNRMANELAKFGYKMNTKGGLADKVLTDTAVFAKLQNSVNQFQQAAAKANTLTDNLNQVGTNLTQATGKLNSNDNAIGVLLNDQPTANQLKSTLDYLNQSSVKLNDDLEAVQHNFLLKHYFKKKAQNQEKIQSLRLDTTRTPEKIKIKY
- a CDS encoding ABC transporter ATP-binding protein, translated to MDNEKHVIDYNNAVVSIRGLQKSFGDYHVLRGIDLDLYKGENLVVLGRSGTGKSVLIKVISGLLQADSGSVKVLGKDITNISSLELQELRKSIGFSFQNSALYDSMTVRKNLEFPLVRNRKNLRRKEINELVERVLDAVGLKQTINQMPAELSGGQRKRIGIARTLILRPEIMLYDEPTAGLDPITSIEINNLINRVQENFNTSSIIITHDLTCAKSTGNRVAMLLDGQFQRQGTFDEVFNTDDERVKQFYNYNFIH
- a CDS encoding MlaE family ABC transporter permease — its product is MDTQDSTSTTLNKPSSSIKRRITNTFLSVYDVYKFMVRFFKEAFVPPYEFQELIKQCWEVGVRSLALITLTGFIVGVIFTKQSRPSLLQFGATSWIPSLVSIAIMRALAPLVTALISAGRVGSSIGAELGSMRVTEQIDAMEVSGTKPFKFLVCVRVLACTISIPILAIYAGFVALLGGYLNVIANEGTSYSTYMQQVFQPLGFIDFESSLIKSIVFGFTVGMVGSYKGWNSSSGTAGVGKAANSAVVTAMFLVFIEEIIIVQITGWFR